Within the Malassezia vespertilionis chromosome 3, complete sequence genome, the region TAGATGTGTCTCTAGCCAAACGCGGGTATGTTTCGACGCACGGTGTATGAGACTTGCACGGCGGCGTATGAAACCACACAAGGTGCGCTccggtgcgcggcggcgcacttgaCTGCGCGTCTTTGGCGCCGTGttggatgcgcgcaatTCGCTGTGTCCTTTGGCACGCAATCGCTTAGGAAGTCGCAGCGGATTATGCGAAGCTGCACGCCGGCGCAAATGCCGTGGAAGCAGCTGCCATGCGCGCATATTTGTGCTCTCACGCGCAtgcaccatggcgcggtgcagcgcgagaatTTCTTCTTTGCGTGCCGCAATTGCTGCATCGAGGTCGAGCTGAGTGGAAATCAGTGCTGACGGCGCTACAGCGCTTGCATCCACATCAGGCCCTGTGCCttcgaagcgcgcgcgcttcgcatCAGGCGTCCCATGCCGCTCATCCTGGGCGCGCTTCGTCATGCACGGTTGGATATGCTGAAAAATGGCCAGCCGACCGTCAACACACCTCCACTTGTCCCGCCTCCACACCTGGGGCTCCCTTCGACTCCCGACCGCCACGACGCTACGGCCACCCTCCACAGATGCTAAAAAACATCTTCAACAAAGACAAGCGCGGAAAGACGGGCGGCCGCAAGCCCCAGACCCAGCCTGCACCTGGCGCCGGAGCTGTTCCAGGCAATGTTTCGCCGGCACAGCCTAGTGGCGCACCAACGCAGCAGCCCATGCAGATGGCCGCTGCTGCCCCGCAGGGCTCCCCCGCACCCAACGGCATGCGCGTCATTTCCTCGGTGCCGCAAAGCCCAGTGCGCGAGATCCGTGTGCCGGAGCCCAGTGTGACCAAGTTTGATCTTTCGGGCCTGCCCGTGTACGTGATCGGGCTTGATCAACTTACGCCACTCTCGTCGCGCGGTGTGCCGGAGGTGTGCGTAAACATTCACATGCACGGGCGCACCGGGAGTGCACGCCATGAACTGCATCTGGCTAAAGAACTCTGGACGTACACGatgcaggagcgcgaggccgccaagcagcgtTCGCGGgtgcgcgactttttgaTTGTATGCTTTGACTCGCGCAAccacggcgagcgcacTACGGCACCCAATGCACAGAAATCGTGGAAGGAAGGTAATTCTACTCACGCGGTTGATATGTACGGAATGATTCGCGGTACCGCTGTGGATACGACTTTTATTCTCGagatgcttgcgccgtacATGTTCCCCAACGACGAGCGCATAGTTTCCATATATACCGTCACAGGCAAGAGCCTGGGTGGTCACTCGTCCTGgcaggtgcttgcgcatgaGCCGCGCATCAAGGTCGGTGTTTCGCTTATCGGTAC harbors:
- a CDS encoding uncharacterized protein (EggNog:ENOG503Q3UX); the protein is MLKNIFNKDKRGKTGGRKPQTQPAPGAGAVPGNVSPAQPSGAPTQQPMQMAAAAPQGSPAPNGMRVISSVPQSPVREIRVPEPSVTKFDLSGLPVYVIGLDQLTPLSSRGVPEVCVNIHMHGRTGSARHELHLAKELWTYTMQEREAAKQRSRVRDFLIVCFDSRNHGERTTAPNAQKSWKEGNSTHAVDMYGMIRGTAVDTTFILEMLAPYMFPNDERIVSIYTVTGKSLGGHSSWQVLAHEPRIKVGVSLIGTPDFQKLIAMRAKKSGLEDKPPVVPNALRKLMQAEDPAETPYREPNASNPFFGKKICACNGEDDTLVRYSYSEEFYNHVLVGPPGSQDQRDGFMVFLQPSTGHKVTSPMLQVGAHWLGMWAIPY